Proteins encoded together in one Pontiella desulfatans window:
- a CDS encoding DUF2264 domain-containing protein, whose amino-acid sequence MAFKVSDPDYERSPFTGMTREHWVQAAKFLVDGVFRHVGSSDEPIVIPKQSEVCYPQADEPPHRFQAAEFEGLARTFMAAAPVIAEDPSAESNGIRLRDYYAHQILLASDPSSDRYVGSISEFFEKYERMQYQQTVEGGALAVGLMQCREQIWERYSDAEKAQVAALLSDWGHGQTIGHNWRFFNVLMLTFLKVTGYEVNELVLKDHLQHLMAQYSGDGWYSDDPCYDFYNPWGYHFYGPLWCRWYGYEHEPELAAVIEQRNREFIVNWPRFYSRDGKQLMWGRSLIYRFGSSAALGAHFLMNDRVLNPGFARRLASANMLQFMARDDLYVNGVPCLGYYGPFDPLVQFYSCAASPFWVAKIFVALALPADSPFWTAEENEGFWPELGDRTEIVELEGPGIQVINRGDTGGTEILTGKVPQHMPYYNQLSFNTEYCYEDLNEEGSNPINYSLSDGLTEGYRLPLTIGFSKFKDGVMYRTLNMKAGGGSNSLLGYVPNKGMERIDLADIIIPGGVIRVDRIRMPLSNTLHLGHYALPHLDGKAAVVASGSNTIRASIEGRKVAMTAVHGWDGLNAAVHHSKNAEADDSTVIYAERIDAERYGGMEILIAVMLHRQDDGEWTDDELMPIRSFEILPWAPSGQPCGVRIELKDGRSFTIDYGNVEGCLRG is encoded by the coding sequence ATGGCATTTAAAGTATCCGATCCTGACTACGAGCGCAGTCCTTTCACCGGTATGACGCGTGAGCACTGGGTGCAGGCGGCAAAGTTTCTGGTCGATGGAGTTTTTCGGCACGTCGGTTCGAGCGATGAACCGATTGTAATCCCGAAACAGTCGGAGGTCTGCTATCCGCAAGCGGACGAGCCGCCTCACCGTTTTCAGGCGGCCGAGTTTGAGGGGCTTGCGCGCACCTTTATGGCCGCCGCGCCGGTGATCGCCGAAGACCCGTCGGCCGAGAGCAACGGAATCCGTCTTCGCGACTATTATGCGCATCAGATTCTGCTGGCGTCCGATCCGTCGTCGGATCGCTATGTGGGTTCGATCTCTGAGTTTTTCGAAAAGTACGAAAGAATGCAGTATCAGCAGACGGTCGAGGGCGGGGCGCTGGCCGTCGGGCTGATGCAATGCCGCGAGCAGATTTGGGAGCGCTATTCCGATGCCGAAAAGGCGCAGGTTGCCGCGCTGCTTTCCGACTGGGGGCACGGGCAGACCATCGGCCACAACTGGCGCTTTTTCAATGTGCTGATGCTTACGTTTCTCAAAGTAACCGGCTATGAAGTCAACGAGCTGGTTTTGAAAGATCACCTGCAGCATTTGATGGCGCAGTATTCCGGCGATGGCTGGTATAGCGACGACCCATGCTACGACTTTTACAATCCGTGGGGCTACCATTTCTACGGGCCGCTCTGGTGCCGCTGGTACGGCTATGAACATGAGCCGGAACTTGCCGCCGTCATTGAGCAACGCAACCGCGAATTCATCGTCAACTGGCCTCGCTTCTATTCGCGCGACGGCAAGCAGCTGATGTGGGGCCGCAGTCTCATCTACCGCTTCGGCAGCTCCGCCGCCCTCGGCGCGCACTTCCTGATGAACGACCGCGTGCTGAACCCCGGTTTTGCGCGCCGCTTGGCATCAGCCAATATGCTGCAGTTTATGGCGCGCGACGATTTGTATGTAAACGGGGTTCCGTGCCTCGGCTACTACGGTCCATTCGACCCGCTCGTGCAATTCTACAGCTGCGCCGCCAGCCCGTTCTGGGTGGCCAAGATTTTCGTGGCGCTTGCACTGCCCGCTGATTCGCCGTTTTGGACCGCAGAGGAAAACGAAGGCTTCTGGCCGGAACTCGGAGACCGAACCGAGATCGTCGAGCTCGAAGGCCCCGGCATTCAGGTTATCAACCGCGGCGACACCGGCGGAACCGAAATCCTGACCGGCAAAGTGCCGCAGCACATGCCGTATTACAACCAGCTTTCCTTCAATACAGAGTACTGCTACGAGGATCTAAACGAAGAGGGTAGCAACCCGATCAACTACTCGCTCAGCGACGGGCTGACCGAAGGCTATCGCCTGCCGCTCACCATCGGGTTCAGCAAGTTTAAAGACGGCGTGATGTACCGCACGCTCAACATGAAGGCCGGCGGCGGCTCAAACTCGCTGTTGGGCTATGTGCCCAACAAAGGCATGGAGCGCATCGATCTGGCCGATATTATTATTCCCGGCGGCGTGATCCGTGTGGATCGTATTAGGATGCCGCTGAGTAATACGCTACACCTCGGTCATTATGCGCTGCCTCATCTGGATGGGAAAGCCGCGGTGGTTGCGTCGGGTTCCAACACGATCCGGGCTTCGATAGAAGGCCGAAAAGTTGCGATGACTGCTGTGCATGGATGGGATGGGTTGAACGCCGCTGTGCATCATAGCAAAAATGCGGAGGCTGACGACAGCACTGTGATTTATGCCGAGCGCATCGATGCCGAGCGCTACGGAGGAATGGAAATCCTGATTGCCGTAATGCTGCATCGTCAGGATGACGGGGAATGGACGGACGATGAATTAATGCCGATCCGTTCATTTGAGATCCTACCGTGGGCTCCGTCCGGCCAGCCCTGCGGTGTTCGGATTGAATTGAAGGACGGTCGTAGCTTCACCATCGACTACGGCAACGTCGAAGGCTGCCTGCGCGGTTAG